Within the Bradyrhizobium cosmicum genome, the region CTGAGCTTGTCATCGCGCTGAAGGACGCCGAGCATCGCCCGATGGTCGAGCGCCGCTTCGCCGGCGTCGCCCATCGCGTTCAATATTGGGACGTGGATGATATCGAATATCTCGATCCCCCGACGGCGCTGGCCAGGATCGACGAACAGGTCGGGCTGCTGATCGGACGCCTGCAGATGCGCGCGCGATAACGAGGGTTATCGCTTGCGAGCCTGGCGAGGCCTGAGCCAGCGCCTCGTCCTTCGAGACGACCGCTCCGGGTCTCCTCAGGATGAGGCTCAGCGGCAGCCCGCCTGCGGACATAGCAGCCACGCACTTCCTCCTCATTGGCGTTTTTCCTCATCCCGCGATACTGATCCATCGCGGCAGGAGATCAACGTGCGCCGGCGCGACTGAACTTCCGTCCGATTGTACAAGCAAGACCAAGAAGGAATTCCATGAGCCAGACCCGGCGTGTTCTCTCGGCGCAGATTGCCCACGAGACCAACACTTTCTCGATCGTTCCGACTACGCTCGAGGACTATCGCAAGCGGCTATTTCTCCTCGATGCCGAGATCGCGCCGGCGCTGGCCGACACCCGGATGGAAATCGCCGCCCATCTGGCCGCAGCCAAGCGTTACGGCTGGAGCCTGGTGCAGCCGATCGCCGCCTCGGCCACCCCATCCGGGAAGGTGACGGCCGAGTGCTGGGCCGAGCTGCAGCGCCTGGTCTACGCGGCCTGCGAAACGGGGCCGCTCGACGGGGTCATCCTCGCATTGCACGGCGCGATGGTGACCGAAACCGACGACGACGCCGAGGGGGCGCTGCTCGAAGGCTTGCGCAAGCGCCTGGGCGAAACAATCCCGATCGCGGTGACGCTCGACCTGCATGCCAACGTCACCGAACGGATGGGCCGGCTGGCCAGCATCATGCTGCCCTACCGAACCTACCCGCATATCGACCAGTACGAGACGGCGTTCCGCGCCGCTGAACTGCTGCAGTCGGCGATGGACGGCACGATTCGTCCGAAAGTCTTCCGCCTGCAGGGACCTCTGCTCGAAGGATGCAATCATGGCCGGACCCAGGGCGGCGTGATGAGCGACCTGCTGGCGCGCGCCGCGGAGATGCAGACGCAAACGCCCGGCCTTCTGTCCGTCGACCTCTGCGCGGGCTTCAGCCGCTCGGACATCGCCGAGGTCGGCCCCAGCATTCAGGTCACCTATGATGCCTCCCACAACGCCGCTGAGACGGCCGCGCGGCAGGCCGCGACCGCGCTCAACGACGAGATGATCCGCCGGCGCGCCGAAGCCACCGTCACGGTGCTCGACTTGCCGACCGCGACGCAACTTGCCGTCGCAGCCACAGCCGATGCCACGGATACCCGTCCCCTCGTGATCGCCGACTTCAGCGACAACCCGGGTTCGGGCGCTTATGGCGACGGTGTCCGCCTGTTGGAGGCGCTGCTCGACGCCGAGATACAAAGCGTGCTGTTCGGCGTCCTCGGCGACCCCGAAGCGGCGGCCCGTTGCCATGAAGCGGGCCTTGGGGCCAGCCTCGAAGTCGTCGTCGGCGCCAAGCGCGATCCCGCCAGCTATGGACCTCCGCTCACGCTGACCGGGCGGGTGACGGGCCTGTCGGGCGGCGCCTTCGTATGCGAGGGGCCGATGAATGCCGGCCAACCCATGACGCTCGGGCCTGCGGCCCTGCTGGAGGTCAACGGCATCTCCATCGCGATTTCGACCAACACGCTGCAGACCTACGATCAGGAAATGTTCCGCATTCTCGGCGCAGAGCCGGCTCGATTCCGCATCGTCGCGGTCAAGTCCGCGCACCACTTCCGGGCGGCCTTCGGGCCGATGGCCAAGGAGGTGATCCTGGCCGACAGCGGCGGCCTTGCCACCTTTGACCACACCAAGCTGTCCTACCGAAAGGTCCGCCGGCCCGTCTGGCCGCTCGACGAAATCCCGGCGGGCTGACCTGCCCGCCCGGGCCCTTGCTCGACGGCGCGCCGATGCACCTGCTCCGGCGCGTCGCCGATACGAATGAAACGCCTGCCCGTCATTTCCCGTCGAGGAAAGCGCGCACCGTGCTCACGGTCTGCGCCGGCTGCTCTTCCATGATCCAATGCCCGGAGCCGGTGATGATGCCGGCGTCGACCCTGGTGCCGACCTCGCGCATGATCGCGGCTTGCTGATCGCCAAAGGACTTTTCGGCGCCAAGGGCAAGGATCGGCATGTTCAGCTTGGTCGCGGCAAAAACCTTGTTGTCGGCGGCGTCCTTGCCGAACGCAGCGAACTGCTCGAAGGCATAATGCATGTTGCCGGGCCGGGCATAGAGCTTCGCATAATGGTTGCGCGTCGCTTCGTCGATCGCCTTGGGATCAGCCGACAGTTCGTTGTAGAACCGGTCGAGATAGATGCGTTCGCGGCCCTTGACCAGGCGATCGACGTCAGGACCGCGGAAATTGAAGTGCCACAGCATGGGGCTCTTCAGGATTTCGTCCCAGGGACCAATGCCGGGCAGCGGCGCGTCGATGACGACCCATTTGGTGATGCGATCGGAATATTGCGCCGCCAGCGCATAGCCCACCATGTTGCCGATGTCGTGAGTCACCAGATCGGCCTTCTGGACATTGAGCTTGTCCATGACCATGGCGATGTCGACGCCCTGGTTTTTCTTGTCGTAGCCGCCTGCAGATTGCGACGACAGCCCCATCCCGCGCAGGTCCGGAACGATCACGGTGTGGTCCTTGTAGAGCGCCTTGGCGAGCGGCGCCCACATGTCGCCGGTGTCGGCAAAGCCGTGCAGGAGAACGACCGCCGGTCCCTTTCCGCCAACGCGGACATGCAGGGTGACGCCGTTGACCGAGATGCGCTCGATTCTGAAATCCGCGGGAAACGGCTCGACGGCCGCAAGAGCGGATCGGCCGCTCCAGACGATCAGGATCGTCAGGATGGATACGAAAATGGCCGCGATGGACCGCGCGCCGGAGGTCCGGCCGCCCGGGACGAAACTGAACATTGTTGACCTGCTCGCTGATTATGCCGAGCGCAACAACGTCGGCAGTGACGCACCAAAGAATCCGGTGCATCAGAGCACACCATGCTACCTTTTGACCAGATGCGAGCCCCGATTTTTGCGCAAACGTCCGGAAAGCTGTCTGCCTACGCCATCACCCCGCCGCGCTTGATCAGCGCCTTGCCGACAGCGGCGAGGTGCACCTGGTCCGGCCCGTCGCCGATGCGGATGAAGCGGGCGTAGACATAGGCGCGGGCCAGGAAAGTATCCTGCGAGACACCGGCGGCGCCGTGGATCTGGATGGCGCGGTCGATGACGCGGGCGGCCATGCTCGGCACCACGATCTTGGCGGCCGCGATCAAGTCGCGGGCGGCCTTGTTGCCTTCGCGGTCCATCCTGTCGGCGGCTTGCAGCGTGAGGAGGCGCGCCTGCGCGATTTCGCAGAAGGAATTCGCGATGTCCTCCTTGACCGAGCCCTGCTCGGCGAGCGGCTTGCCGAAGGCGACGCGGGAGACCGCGCGCTGGCACATCAATTCCAGCGCGCGCTGGGCGCAGCCGATCAGGCGCATGCAGTGATGAATGCGCCCGGGCCCGAGCCTGCCCTGCGCGATCTCGAAGCCGCGGCCTTCGCCGAGCAGGATGTTTTCGGCGGGCACACGCACATTTTCGTAGACGATCTCGGGATGGCCGACCGGGGCGTCGTCGTAGCCGTAGGTGAGCATGTCGCGGATGATCCGCACGCCCGGCGTGTTTCTGGGCACCAGGATCATGGATTGCTGGCGATGGCGGTCGGGATCGTCGGGCGCGGTCTTGCCCATCACGATCAGGATCTCGCAATCCTCGTTCATCGCGCCCGAGGTGAACCATTTGCGTCCGTTGATCACGTAGCTGTCGCCGTCGCGCTTGATCTCGCACTGGATGTTGGTGGCATCGCTGGAGGCGACCTGCGGCTCCGTCATCGAGAATCCGGAGCGGATGCGCCCGTCCAAGAGCGGCTTCAGCCAGCGCTCCTGCTGCGCAGCCGTGCCGTAGTTCGCCAGCACCTCCATGTTGCCGACGTCGGGCGCCGAGCAGTTGAACACTTCGGGCGCCCAGAGGATGCGGCCCATGATCTCCTTCACCGGCGCATAGTCGAGATTGCTCAGGCCAATCTTGTTAGGGTCTTGCCCGTGCTCGCCTGACAGAAACAGATTCCAGAGCCCCTGCTCCCGCGCCAGCCGCTTCAGGTCCTGAAGCACCCGCGGCGTCCTGTAGCGCATGGCTTCCGGTTTCACCTGCTCGTAATAGAGCTCCTCCACCGGCTCGACATGCGTCCGCATGAACTGGCGGACGCGCTCCTGAAGCTCCAGCGAACGGGCGGAGTGTTGAAAGTCCATGGTATTCTCCCCCGTTCGCTGAGCCGTGTGTCAGGTGCCCCGCAGCAGCTCGCTCGCCACGACCCAGTCATTGCCGTCGAACTGGAGCATATAGCCGTCCTTGATCGGGCGGAAATCCTGCGGCGTGGTGTTGAGCGTGATGCCCGGCAGCAGCAGCGACAGCGGCACGTTCTTCAGGTTCGCCGCCTGCGCCATGATGTTCTCGCGCGTCAGATTGTCCTTGCACTGCTTCAGCACCACCACCAGCGCCTCGGCCACCGTGTAGCCGTAGAGCGCGGCGACGTTGTTGACGTCGGCATTGGGCAGCCGCCTCTTCACGAAGTCGATATAGGCCGACATCGCCGGATCGTCCTTCGGCTGCTCGACGAACGGCTTCAGCGAGCCGAGCGACAGCACGCCCTTGCCGGCATCGAGCCCGGCCGGCACCATCACGGTCGCCTTGTTGGCGCAGCCGCTGGCGAGGAAGCGCGTCGCGACCCAGCCGACCTCATGCGCCTTCCGGATCGCCTGCGCGCAGGCGCGCGGCGTCACGGAGTAAATCATGAAGACATCGGCCTTGGTGCTCGCCAGCGTCAGCACCTGAGAATCGACGGTGGGATCGCTGACCTCGAAGCTCGAGGCCATCGCGATCGCCTTGTCTGCATCCGCACCAAGCGCTTCCTTGACGCCACGAAAGTATTCCTTGCCGGCGTCGTCGTTCTGGTAGAGCACCGCGAAGCGCGCATTCGGGTTCTTGGCGCGGGCATAGGCGACGTCGATCGCGGCCTCGCTGGTGTAGTTCGGCGCCCAGGGCAGCGCCATCGACCACGGCATGTTCGCCGGATCGTTCCATTTCGAGGCCGAGCTGATCAGGAACAGCTGCGGCACCTTGTTGCTGTTGAGGTACTTCGCGATCGCCGAGCTCGGCGCGGTGCCCATAGTGGCGAAGATGAAGGCGACGCCATCGCCCTCGACCAAACGGCGCGCGGCTTCCATGGTCTTGGGCGGCGAGAACGCGTCGTCGAGCGACATGAGATTGAGCTTGCGGCCGTTGACCCCGCCCTTCTCGTTGACCTCGTCGAAATAGGCCGCGATCACCCTCCCGGTGATGCCAAGCGGCGACGCCGGGCCGCTATAGGGCATGGTGTTGCCGATCTTGATCTCGGTGTCGCTGACGCCGGGACCGTAGGATTTTTGCGCAGAAGCGGATGTCGACAAGCAGGCGGCAGCCAGCGCTGCGGCCAGGGCCAAAGCGGCTCTCATGGTTTCTCCCCGGTGATTATCGCCGCGCGGCGAAGCGACGGCGCGACGCGCTGTTTTTGGTCAGCGCGTCAGATCAGCGGAGTTCCGCGAGATGGTCTTGCGTCGAGTTGCTGGTTAGTGCCGCTGCTTCAGGCTGAAGCCGAGGCTGATCCAGCCCGCGCCGGCCATGATCAGGTCGATGCCGAGGAACAGGCCGAGGATGTAGACGCTGTTGACGGGCCAGCGCGCCACGATCAGCAATCCGAGCAGCAGCGTGATGGCGCCCGAGAGCGCCACCCAGACCCACGGGCTTTCGCGCTTCATGCTGAAGGCGAGGAACAGCCGCACCGCGCCCGAGGCGATCAGCGATGCGCCGAGGAAGAGCGTCAGCAGTACTGCCGCGAACAGCGGGTTCTCGAAGGTCAGGAAGCCCGCGACCACATAGAGCGCGCCGAGCAAGGCCCAGATCAGGAACTTGCCCCAGCTCTTCATCTGGAACGCGCCGATGATCTCGGCCGCGCCGGCGACGATCATCATGGCGCCGACCACGATCACGCTCGCCACCGTCGCCATCACCACGCTGCCGAGCGCGACGAAGCCGGCGATGAGATAAACGACACCGAGCGCGACGATCCAGCCCCATTTGGCATGCAGCGCGGCGATGCCGGAGCCGAGGCTTGAGTGATGAGATGTATCCGAAGCACTTGTCATGACGCCACTCCTGCATGCGAAGCCCGGAGGCACATTCAGGATAGCATGAGCCGGACCGGGACGACAGGCAGCAGAGCAGCCCAGGCCGTCAGCAACATTGACGCAAATCAAGATCGAATGCGGCGGTTCAGCCGCAGCGTTTCTTTGGAAGCTCAGCCGCGCACTGCTGCCGCGCGCACATCGCGCACCGCCTGCGCCCATTCGGCGGGCCGCTCCTGCGGCAGATTATGGCCGGCGCCGGCGAACACGCGCCGCTCGAAAAATCCCTCGAACTTCTTCGCATGATGGGCGGTGCCGGGATTGACGCCGTCGCTGTCGCCGTCGATCGCAATCGTCGGCACGCGTACCGGCGGCTGCACGGCGAGCTCTGCCTCGATCGCAGCATAGGCGGGATCCCCCGCGACCAGCGCGTAGCGGTGGCGGTAAGAATGGATGACGACGTCGACGAAATCAGGATTGTCGAACGACGCCGCGCTCCTTTCGAAGGTCGCGTCGTCAAATGCCCAGGTCGGCGACCACATCGCCCAGAGCTGGCGCGCGAAGCCGCGGCGGTTGCGCTCGAGCGCGCGGCGGCCGCGCTCGTTGTGGAAGAGATACTGATACCAGAGCGCCGCCTCCTCCGGCGGCGAAGCCGGCTCCATCGCACGGGCGATGTTCTGGATGTTGTAGGAATTGCCAGTGACGAGTCCGATCACGCGCTCGGGATACAGCACCGAGACGACGCAGGCCGCGCGCCCGCCCCAGTCATAGCCGCCGACGACCGCGCGTTCGATGCCGAGCGCGTCCATGAAGGCGAGCAGATCAGCGCCCAGCGCCGCCTGCTCGCCGGAGCGCAAAGTCCGGGCGAGACGAAACCGCGTCGGCCCGTAGCCGCGCAGCCAGGGCACCAGCACCCGCGCGCCGGCTTGCGCAAGGATCGGCGCGGCCTCGGCATAGGCGTTCACGTCATAGGGAAAGCCGTGACCCATGATGCAGGGCCAGCCATCGGGCGGGCCGTAGTCGAGATAGGCGATCTCCAGCACATCGGTGGTGACGGATCTTTGTTGCATGCGACCTTTCCGGCAAAGATGGAAGCTCGCAGCTTAAGCCTTCACGGCGATGGCACTCAAGGGCCAGGCGTGCATTCAGGCCGCGGCGACCGGCCTGCGCATATCGTGCGCGTGCTGCGCCTCGGCAGGTTCCGCGACCTTCTGCTCGTCGATCATGCGGTTCACGACATCGACCGGCATCGGCTTGCCGAACAGATAGCCCTGCACGCTGTCACAGCCTTCCTCGCGGAGGAAATCGAGATGACGCGTGGTCTCGACGCCCTCGGCCAGCACGGGAATGTTGAGACTGCGGCCGAGCAGCAGCGTCGCCTTGACGATCGCGGCCGCATGCACGCTGGTCTCGACCGCCTGGACGAAACTCTTGTCGACCTTGATCTTGTCGAACGGAAAGGCCTGGAGCGTCGACAAGGAGGAATAGCCGGTGCCGAAATCGTCCATGGCGACGGTCACGCCGATCCTCTTCAGGGCGAGCACCACCTGCAGCGCATGCTGGCGGTCGGCGATGATGCCGCTCTCCGTCAGCTCGATCTCCAGCCGCGCCGGTGGCAGCCCCGTCTCCTTCAGAATTTCCGCGACCCGCCGCGACAGGTCGTGGTTGAGCTGCATCGGCGCAACGTTCACCGCTACCCTGTACGGCAAGCGCCATTGCGCGGCAGTCTGGCAGGCTGTCCGCATCACCCAGTCGCCGATCTCGATGATCAGGCCGGTCTCTTCCGCGATCGGAATGAAGGCATCCGGCGGGATACGTCCCTTCTGCGGGTGGTTCCAGCGGATCAAGGCTTCGAAACCGACGATCCCTCCGGTCTGCGTATCGTTCTGAACCTGATAGTACAGCTCCAGCTCGTTGCCGATCAGTGCGCGCTTGAGATCGATCGCAAGCTCGGCGCGGGCGCGGCTGGCCTCGTCCATCGACGGCTCATAGGTGCAGATCTTGCCGCGGCCGAGGCTCTTTGCGCGATACATCGCAAGGTCGGCGCGCTGGGTGAGACACTCGCCGGTCTGCCCGTGCTCGGGAAACAGGGCAACGCCGATGCTGCAACCGACCGCAAGGGTCTGATGCTGCCACTCGACCGGCTCGAGCACGACCTTGCGCAGCCGCTCGGCGAACTTCACCGCCTCGCCGCGCGCGAAGATCTCGCCCTTGACGGCGACGAATTCGTCACCGCCGATCCGGGCCAGGAATTCGCCCTCCTGCAATTCGCCGGAGATGCGCCGTGCCAACTGCTGCAGCAGATAGTCACCGCCGATATGGCCGTGGACGTCGTTGATGTCCTTGAAGCGATCGAGATCGATCGCCAGCACGACGACGCGCGCGGTGTCGTCGCCGCGTCCGGCCAGCAGATCGTGCAGCCGCTGCGCCAAGCCGTTGCGGTTCGGCAAACCGGTCAGCGGGTCGTGCATCGCCAGTTGCTTGTAACTTTCGGTCGCTTCGTAGGCGGCCTGCAAGTCAATCGCGTAGGCCGAGGCTCCCATCGCCATCATCAGACTGACGCCGACGATGACACTGGTGATCATAAAGGTGTCGGACAGGGTCTGCGGCGACACGGCGATGTCGAAGACCGGGTAGATCGTCACGGCGGCCATGCCGGTGAAATGCAGCGAGACGATCGCCAGGATCATCGCGAGCGTGCCGCCATATTTGCAGAAGCGCGTGATCGGCCGCGCAATGCGGTTGGCGGCCACAGCGCCAAAGCCCGCCGCGAACACGACAGACAGTGCAACGAGCGGGTAGTTCCAGCCGAGCACGCCTGGAATCTCGAACCCCGCCATCCCGGTGTAGTGCATCGCGGCGATGCCGAGACCGAAGATCGCGCCGCCGCCCTCGATCGCGGGCCCGAGCCGGGTGTGGGTCGTCATGAAGAACCCCATCCAGGCCAGGATCACGGCGATCATCAGCGAAGCAAACGACAGCGCCGGCTCGAAGGCACGCGCGACCGGCGCGTTGTAGCCCAGCATGGCCGCAAAATGGGTGGTCCAGACGGTGCCGCCCGCAACCAATCCGGACAGGAACAATAGATGCAACCGCCGCATGCCGGTATTGCGACGAACCCGCGCCAACAGCCGCATCGACAGCAGGGAGCCCAGCACGCAGACGAGCGCCGCAGCCAAGACGTAGCTGAGGTCATGCTCCGCAGGCAGACAGGTCAGGGCTTGCCACATCGAATGATTTCTCCCGAATGCGAGATACGGGCTTGGCGTGAGAACGGATCAGGGCGGGTCAATTGTTGGTTAGAAAAGTGCGAATGGCCGCCCGGCGCATGGGGGCGCAGGCAGGCGATCGGGCCACGGCGGGCCTTAAGCGCCGGTTAGGACGGCGCTCCGGTCCCGGCTTCAAAGGGAACAAACCGGAAGCAGGATGAAGACGGGGTGAGCGGCCCCTGCATCACTGACGACAACTGGAACCCCGCTTGTCGCAGGGCGGGCGAACGCCTAAGACATGAGCAACCCGGCAGGTGATCCAAACGGCGGCGTCCATCGTTTCCGAGCGGATACACCAACCGAGGCTTCATGAACGCCGGTCTTCCAGCCCTGAGCAGGTCCGTACGGAGCAGGCCCTCCGTGCCCGCTCGTCGCTGGATCCGGTTGCAACGGACACCATTGGAAAGGCCCAAGGCGACGGTGGAATGGGCTGAATTGATCGGACGTGTCGCGGCCCATGGCGATCGCGATGCCTTCAAGCTTCTGTTCGAGCATTTTGCTCCTCGTGTGAAGGGCCTCCTGATGAAGATCGGGACAGACGCCGACACCGCGGAGGAAATTGCGCAGAGCACGCTGCTTGCCGTCTGGCGCAAGGCGGCTCAATTCGATCCGTCGTCCGGCGGCGCAGCCGCGTGGATCTTCACCATCGCGCGGAATCTGCGTATCGACGCGGCGAGGCGCGCGGTGCGACAGGCGCGTACCGACCAGCCCGGCCTCATCGACGACGCCGACGACATCGTGGACTCGCCGGAGATCCTCATGACCAGGGGCGAGGATGTGTCGCGCGTCGCGGCAGCGCTGCTTCGCCTGTCAGAGGAGCAATCCAGGGTGGTCCGGATGTCGTTCATCGAGGAACGGCCGCATGCCGAGATCGCCGAGAGTCTCGGCATTCCCCTGGGAACCGTGAAATCGCGCATCCGACTGGCCATGAGCCGCCTGCGAGACCTGCTGGACGAACCGACATGACCATCAGCCACCACCCACCGGATGAACTGCTTGCCGACTTCGCAACGGGCCGGCTCGACGAGGCCGATCATCTCGTTGTCGCCGTGCACGTCGCGCAGTGCCCGGCGTGCCGCCGCTTTGCCGGGGCTATGGAGCATCTGGCCGGCGCAGCGCTGGAGGAGACCGCACCGGTTGCGATGAAGGCCGATGCGTTCGGGGCGATCATGGCGAAGCTCGACGAGCCCCAGCCGGCGCCGCGCGCCGATGTCCCGCCCCCCTCCGCGCTTCCGGACGAGGATTTGTCGGAGATATTGCGCCGCTGCCGGTTCGGCAAGCAACGCCGCGTGGCACCCGGGCTTAAGCTTCAACCGATCATTCTGCCGAGCGCGAAACAATCGCGCGCGTTCCTGCTGTGGTCCGCGCCCGGCGCACGCATGCTGCAACACTCGCACTCGGGAACGGAGCTGACCTGCGTGTTGAAGGGCAGCTTCAGTCACGAAGCCGGCCGCTACGGCCCCGGCGATTTCGACTTCGGCGACGGCGACGTCGATCATCAGCCGGTCGTGGGGCCGGAAGAGCCTTGCCTGTGCCTGGTCGCCATGACCGGAGACCTCGAACTGCATGGACTGCTTGGCCGGCTCATTTCGCCTTTCGTCCGGCTTTGAGCGCGACCTCCGGTCGCGGAGGTGATCCAGCGCCGCGCTTCCATCGTTTCTTCGCTGACTGATGCCGGAGACGAAGCATGAGCTGCGGTCGCGCCGTTCAAAAGGATTCAAGCATCGAGCGTTTGAGCGCCCTGCTCCGGCGTGCCGGAAGCGGCGACCAACGGGCCTTTGCGGAATTGCATGCGTCGACGCGAAACAGGTTGCGCAAGACCGCGCTGTCGGTGTCGCCGTCGATCGTCGATCTCGACGACCTGCTGCAGGAAGCCTATCTCAAGATCTGGAAACACGCCGCGAGTTTCGATCCTGAGCGCGCCTCGCCCATCACGTGGATGTGCACGATCATGCGCAACACCACGATCGATGCGCTCCGGCTGAAGCAGGTAGCGACGACCGATCTGGACGAAGCCTTGTGGGTGCCCGACGCCGGAGGGCGGGATTCCGACCCGTTCGACTACGATCTGGCTCAGCCGATCGCGGCTGGTGTTCTCGGCAGACTTCCACGGGATCGCCGCCATCTGCTCTCGCTTGCCTATCTCGAGGGTGAAAGCCGGCTGAGCCTGTCGCGGCGCTTTGGCGTGCCCGTCGGCACGATCAAGACCTGGCTGCATCGGACGCTGGCCTCGGTCCGTGCCGATTGCATGGCATGTGCGGCGGGCGCGCCCGCGCCGCAGCCCCATCCGTGAGCCTGCCATTGGACCGATCCAGCGAGCCGGAGGACGTCCGCCATCTCGTCGTCGTGCTCGGAGACCAGCTCGACGCCGACAGCACCGCATTCGACGGCTTCGACCCCGCACGAGACGTCGTGCTGCAGATGGAGGTGATCGAAGAGACGTCTTACATCCCGCAACACAGGAAGCGCATTGCCTATTTCCTCGCGTCGATGCGACACTTCAGGGACGAATTGATCGCGCGCGGGCGGCGTGTGCACTATGTCCATATCGACGAGCAGGACAATACAGGGCGCTTCGAAACCGAGATCGCGCGGGCCCAGCGCAGGTTCAGGCCCTCGCGGACGATCGTGGTCGAGCCAGGCGACTGGCGCGTCGCAGAGACGCTACGCCGCCTGCCGCAGATGCCGGAGATCCGCAGCGACAGCCACTTTCTGTGCTCGCGCGAGGAGTTTGCGGCCTTTGCCGCGCGACATTACCGCCCGGTGCTCGAAACCTTCTATCGCGCCATGCGCCGAAAGACCGGGCTTCTCATGGATATCGCGGGACGACCTGTCGGCGGTGCGTGGAATTTCGACGCGGAGAATCGTAAATCCTTCGGCAGGACCAGCCCGTCCATACCGCCGCGACCCGCATGTCCGCCCGACGCGATCACGACGGAGGTGTTGCGGCTCGTCGCTGCGCGCTTCGCAGACAGCCCCGGCAAGCTCGACGGTTTCGACCTGCCCGTGACGCGGACACAGGCGCTGGCGCAACTTGACGCCTTCCTCGCCGAGCGGCTGCCGCGGTTCGGTGATTACCAGGACGCGATGCGGTCCGGCGAGGCCTTCCTCTACCACTCGGTCCTATCGGGCCCGTTGAACCTGCACCAATTGCGTCCGCTGGAGGTCGTCCAGGCGGCGCTGCAAAACACAACCGTTCCACTCAACGCGCTGGAGGGTTTCACGCGCCAGATCATCGGATGGCGCGAATTCGTCCGCGGCATCTATTGGCAGCGCATGCCGCATTATGCGGAAGCGAACACGCTCGATGCCGAACTGCCGATGCCGAAATTCTACTGGACCGGCGAGACCGACATGCGCTGCCTTGCGGAGGCGATTGGTCACACGATCGACTACGCCTATGCCCACCATATCGAGCGGCTGATGGTGCTCGGGCTGTTCGCCATGCTCCTGGGCGTGCGGCCCTACGACGTCCATCGCTGGCACATGTCGATGTTCTGGGACGCGGTCGATTGGGTTTCCCTGCCGAACACGCTCGGCATGAGCCA harbors:
- a CDS encoding putative bifunctional diguanylate cyclase/phosphodiesterase produces the protein MWQALTCLPAEHDLSYVLAAALVCVLGSLLSMRLLARVRRNTGMRRLHLLFLSGLVAGGTVWTTHFAAMLGYNAPVARAFEPALSFASLMIAVILAWMGFFMTTHTRLGPAIEGGGAIFGLGIAAMHYTGMAGFEIPGVLGWNYPLVALSVVFAAGFGAVAANRIARPITRFCKYGGTLAMILAIVSLHFTGMAAVTIYPVFDIAVSPQTLSDTFMITSVIVGVSLMMAMGASAYAIDLQAAYEATESYKQLAMHDPLTGLPNRNGLAQRLHDLLAGRGDDTARVVVLAIDLDRFKDINDVHGHIGGDYLLQQLARRISGELQEGEFLARIGGDEFVAVKGEIFARGEAVKFAERLRKVVLEPVEWQHQTLAVGCSIGVALFPEHGQTGECLTQRADLAMYRAKSLGRGKICTYEPSMDEASRARAELAIDLKRALIGNELELYYQVQNDTQTGGIVGFEALIRWNHPQKGRIPPDAFIPIAEETGLIIEIGDWVMRTACQTAAQWRLPYRVAVNVAPMQLNHDLSRRVAEILKETGLPPARLEIELTESGIIADRQHALQVVLALKRIGVTVAMDDFGTGYSSLSTLQAFPFDKIKVDKSFVQAVETSVHAAAIVKATLLLGRSLNIPVLAEGVETTRHLDFLREEGCDSVQGYLFGKPMPVDVVNRMIDEQKVAEPAEAQHAHDMRRPVAAA
- a CDS encoding sigma-70 family RNA polymerase sigma factor; the encoded protein is MEWAELIGRVAAHGDRDAFKLLFEHFAPRVKGLLMKIGTDADTAEEIAQSTLLAVWRKAAQFDPSSGGAAAWIFTIARNLRIDAARRAVRQARTDQPGLIDDADDIVDSPEILMTRGEDVSRVAAALLRLSEEQSRVVRMSFIEERPHAEIAESLGIPLGTVKSRIRLAMSRLRDLLDEPT
- a CDS encoding ChrR family anti-sigma-E factor; amino-acid sequence: MTISHHPPDELLADFATGRLDEADHLVVAVHVAQCPACRRFAGAMEHLAGAALEETAPVAMKADAFGAIMAKLDEPQPAPRADVPPPSALPDEDLSEILRRCRFGKQRRVAPGLKLQPIILPSAKQSRAFLLWSAPGARMLQHSHSGTELTCVLKGSFSHEAGRYGPGDFDFGDGDVDHQPVVGPEEPCLCLVAMTGDLELHGLLGRLISPFVRL
- a CDS encoding sigma-70 family RNA polymerase sigma factor; amino-acid sequence: MRKTALSVSPSIVDLDDLLQEAYLKIWKHAASFDPERASPITWMCTIMRNTTIDALRLKQVATTDLDEALWVPDAGGRDSDPFDYDLAQPIAAGVLGRLPRDRRHLLSLAYLEGESRLSLSRRFGVPVGTIKTWLHRTLASVRADCMACAAGAPAPQPHP
- a CDS encoding cryptochrome/photolyase family protein — protein: MCGGRARAAAPSVSLPLDRSSEPEDVRHLVVVLGDQLDADSTAFDGFDPARDVVLQMEVIEETSYIPQHRKRIAYFLASMRHFRDELIARGRRVHYVHIDEQDNTGRFETEIARAQRRFRPSRTIVVEPGDWRVAETLRRLPQMPEIRSDSHFLCSREEFAAFAARHYRPVLETFYRAMRRKTGLLMDIAGRPVGGAWNFDAENRKSFGRTSPSIPPRPACPPDAITTEVLRLVAARFADSPGKLDGFDLPVTRTQALAQLDAFLAERLPRFGDYQDAMRSGEAFLYHSVLSGPLNLHQLRPLEVVQAALQNTTVPLNALEGFTRQIIGWREFVRGIYWQRMPHYAEANTLDAELPMPKFYWTGETDMRCLAEAIGHTIDYAYAHHIERLMVLGLFAMLLGVRPYDVHRWHMSMFWDAVDWVSLPNTLGMSQHGDGGIVGTKPYAASGNYIHRMSDHCRHCRFDPQKSIGEDACPFTTLYWNFLDKHRKRFAANGRMKNQYANLARKDAGELRTIRRQAAGIAEAVT